Sequence from the Methanobacteriaceae archaeon genome:
AAATAATAAATCTAGGAGATCTTCCTGAAGTAAATATAAATCCAAAAAAATGTGAAAAATGTAGTTATATGGAAATATGCAATCAAAATCTTGATTTTTCATGAAAAGAGACCATTAAAACCTGAAAAAGTGTTTATCCCAAAATATAAAACTATTTAAAGTTATATATAATATCTAAGGTAGATAATAGGTGATAAAATGAAACAAGATGAACTCATTAAAAAATGCAAAGGAATGGAAGATTCCAGTGTTATGGGTGCTTGCAGGGTAATGCTGGAGCTGATGGACAAAGAAAAAGTCAAAATAGAAGACGATAAAGATCAGACTTATTTAGGAATGGCTGAAAATTTAAAACCCGCCGACGTATCAAAAGTGCTGCAATTAGCATTAAAAGTACGAGAAAGTGGCGATATAAAAGATCCTGAGCTGAAAAACGCTGCTAGCAGGATTATTAGAGCCATAGAAATGAGTTAACCTATAATAAAATAAAAATAATATTTTAATTTATTTTCCATTTATAATAAGTATCAATTAAATAAGTATTAATTTTATTTTATAAGGATTTTGAAATTAATAAATATTATTTAGTAAATAGCTCACTTTTCTAAAAATTTCTAAAACCTTTTTTTAGAGATTTTTTTAATATCAAAAATTGCAGTATCGGCCACTGCCATTACCGCCATCACTCCTGCCTGTATAGGATCTGTTACCACCAAATCTGCTTTTTCAGTAACACTACCCGGCATGCTAAGGCTAATTACCACTAGATCATGCTCATTTTTAACCTTTTCCACGGCATCCGTGATTTTTCCACCCATTAAAGATCCGGCCAAAACAAGAGCACCAACTCGGGGGAGCCTACCAACAGCAAAAACTGCTTCTGCAAGTTCCATTTCACCAACCAAAGGTATGGTATCCACACTAATCCGCTCGCCTCTGATATTATGACGATCAGCCTCACTAATAGCGCCCATGGCCACATGAGCCACTTGCGCACCACCCCCAATGATAATTATCCTTTTTCCATATATATCATCCAGAGATCTATGAACTTTAACTTCTAAAACGGGTTCTGAATCATTAATAGCACTAACTAATTTATCAACATCCCTAACATCCTCCAGTTCCATGTAAATAGAACCAGAACCATCTTTTTCTACAAATAAATGAGTGTAAGTGATATTGATTCCATCTGAAGCAAACATGTCAGTGATTTGACTTAAAACTCCTGGCCGTTCAATAGTTTTTATGGTAATAGCAACTTTACTCATTAAATATCTCCAAAAACATGAAAAACTGTAATTAAAATTAATTATGGTATTTTTAGATAATAAATTTATAGATTGATTATTTTTTAGATAAATTTTTTTGAATTTTAATTTATTTGTAACATTAGCTTAAAAATGAATTTTTTCTGGATTTAAAAATTAATAAATACCTAATATCCAGATATTTTACCAGAAATATCCATAATTTCAATTTTAACTATTATGATTGAATCAATAGATTTTTTAGTATATATAAAAGAATCTTTAGTAGAAGAATATTTTGAAGAATATTTTCGCATAATGATATCTAAAGCCTTCTTTTTTTCAATATAATCATCTTCTAAAGTTGCAAATCCAAATCCAATAAGCGATTGGTATTTCATTCCCCAACTACAGTCATTTTCAGAAGGTAAAATTTCACATTCATTTTCAATTTCAAAACAAACACGATTGTTTTCATTGATTATGTCAATTTTACGTCCTTCACGAGCAGAGTGAAGGTAAATAAATCCGTTTTCATGGGCAAAGTTCATAGGAACTATATATGGCCATTGATTATCGCAAAAAGCAATTCTGCAAATTTCGGAACTATTTAATATTGCATCAATAGTGAAAGAATCAGTTATAGTCTTTTCAGCCCGTCTCATCTTTTTTTTCATTTGAATTCATCTGTTAATAGTTAAATTAGTCAAATAATTATTTTTAATTAGTCAAGTAATATAAAATAAGTATTATATCTTTAATTGTTCCTTAAGTCCTTTAAAAATTTTATATGAATTTAGAAATAGATTGAAAGTTATTAAAAACCAAGTAATACAATCAAGAATAATAGGGATAAATATTAAAAAATCAATATTATTCTAACTCAGATTTAATTTTATCCAATTTTATCTGCTCTTTTCTAAATAAACTGAGAAAATTATCTTCCTCCTTAACCGGAGTGATATTCAAACCCAAAGCCCTGTGTTCATCTATCCAATCCTCTGAAAAGATAGGTACATCTATTTTAATAGGTTCAGACGTGGGATTAACAACAATAAGGTTTCTGTAAGGGAAGTCCACCTCTACAATGTAACCGCCCGTACTGATTATATGATGAGGCCTAACCACAAATTTCATTTGATCACCTAAATTATAATTTAATATTTTAAGATTTTTGATAATATAATAGATTTTATATGAAATTCATTTAACATCTGAATTCCTTTAACTCACATTTATTCCATATTATTGCCTAGAAAAGCGCAATAACCACAGCTAGGACCCCTAAAAGTGAAAATCCAACTACAACTGGATAAAATTGCTTGAAAGTGAATATTGGAGCAAAAGCACTGAATATGGCCATGAATATAGGGAATATTAATGCCACAGCAATATTGACCAGGATAGACCAGCTTAAAATGTTAGGAGGCATTCCCAAGAAAAGTACTGAAAATATAGCTCCTAACGTGAACATGAGGAAACCTCTAGTAATATAGATATAAGATCTGTATTTTGAGGCGTATTCCATATATGGACCTTCTATAACATCAGCTTTAGTTTTAAGGATAGCAAATGGATATTCATTTAGTAAAATCATGTATCCAATGAAAAATACCAAAGCTCCTAAAGCTCCAGCTAAAGTGAATAAAACCGGACCATGCATATGCTGATAAGAGATTATATCACTCAAGAATACACTGCCGGCCATAGCCACCGGTATAAATAATGCAATGTATATGGGGAATGATCCAAAAGCAATGAGTCTAAAGGCCCTCATTGCACTTAAATCTTCTAAAAATGACCGGGGTACATCAGGATGTTTAGCACCCTTAACAATGTCTGGAAAAGGCATAGACAAAGACATTATGGAACGAGATAAAGATCCCATGAATACATATATGACCTCTTCAATTTTTAAAAGTCCCACAATTGCTATGACACTTGCTAATGCACCTACAAAGTACATTTGAGGTATTAAGAACAGCAATATGAAAAATATAGATACTAAACCTACTAAAGGCAGTGCATTGTAAAGGCGAGGTAATGGAGAATTAGGAATTATGGTCTCTTTGAAAAAAAACTTCAAAGGGGCCATAATACCCGGACTGGAAATTGGAGGTCCGATTCTCTGCTGAATTCTTGCATGTATAAATTTTCTCTCAATTCCTGGCAGCCATAGGCCCACAAACAAGGCCACGATTAAAGTCCCAATCACTGCTGCTGTTGAATATATGATAATAGAAGCTTCCATGACTTAATCTCCTAAATTTGAATTTGAGTTATCTTTATAGCACGATCTGTGCAGGTAAAGCAGGGATCACATTGCACAATGGCCAGTTGAGCATCACTAATATGGTTACCAATGCATGCTTGCTGCATGGCCCCTATGTTAGTTATAGATGGTGTTCTTACTATAGATCCTCTTACTCTTCCTTCTTCTAATGCATAAGAGTGTAAAAGCTTTCCTCGCGGTACT
This genomic interval carries:
- a CDS encoding DUF5612 domain-containing protein, which encodes MSKVAITIKTIERPGVLSQITDMFASDGINITYTHLFVEKDGSGSIYMELEDVRDVDKLVSAINDSEPVLEVKVHRSLDDIYGKRIIIIGGGAQVAHVAMGAISEADRHNIRGERISVDTIPLVGEMELAEAVFAVGRLPRVGALVLAGSLMGGKITDAVEKVKNEHDLVVISLSMPGSVTEKADLVVTDPIQAGVMAVMAVADTAIFDIKKISKKRF
- a CDS encoding pyridoxamine 5'-phosphate oxidase family protein codes for the protein MKKKMRRAEKTITDSFTIDAILNSSEICRIAFCDNQWPYIVPMNFAHENGFIYLHSAREGRKIDIINENNRVCFEIENECEILPSENDCSWGMKYQSLIGFGFATLEDDYIEKKKALDIIMRKYSSKYSSTKDSFIYTKKSIDSIIIVKIEIMDISGKISGY
- a CDS encoding energy-converting hydrogenase B subunit P — encoded protein: MKFVVRPHHIISTGGYIVEVDFPYRNLIVVNPTSEPIKIDVPIFSEDWIDEHRALGLNITPVKEEDNFLSLFRKEQIKLDKIKSELE
- a CDS encoding NADH-quinone oxidoreductase subunit H, translated to MEASIIIYSTAAVIGTLIVALFVGLWLPGIERKFIHARIQQRIGPPISSPGIMAPLKFFFKETIIPNSPLPRLYNALPLVGLVSIFFILLFLIPQMYFVGALASVIAIVGLLKIEEVIYVFMGSLSRSIMSLSMPFPDIVKGAKHPDVPRSFLEDLSAMRAFRLIAFGSFPIYIALFIPVAMAGSVFLSDIISYQHMHGPVLFTLAGALGALVFFIGYMILLNEYPFAILKTKADVIEGPYMEYASKYRSYIYITRGFLMFTLGAIFSVLFLGMPPNILSWSILVNIAVALIFPIFMAIFSAFAPIFTFKQFYPVVVGFSLLGVLAVVIALF